One stretch of Hymenobacter chitinivorans DSM 11115 DNA includes these proteins:
- a CDS encoding glycoside hydrolase family 43 protein, translated as MINLNLNPGRLLPALLLLGLGCTSGEAPASGPTPPPATASTFTNPLLPSGPDPWVYQKDGFYYYLHTTNTSLRIWKTAKMSDLGQTSSVQAWAPPPSGPASGNLWAPELHFLDGKWYIYYSAGPAGPDLGQQRTWVLENPAADPTTGTWTDKGRLFSPAADFWAIDGTVLEQNGRRYFIWSGHNGQDGVQRIYISEMSNPWTLTGPRVELSHPEYSWENVGPPFVNEGPEILKHGDKTFLVYSASFCGTDQYALGMLTAAATADPLRPASWTKSAKPVFAQSPAARAYATGHNSFFKSKDGLEDWIIYHANSNPNEGCVEKRNPRMQKFTWNPDGTPNFGVPAPINTALPKPGGE; from the coding sequence ATGATAAATCTGAACCTGAACCCGGGGCGGCTGCTGCCGGCGCTGCTGCTGCTGGGACTGGGCTGCACAAGCGGGGAAGCTCCTGCTTCGGGCCCCACGCCGCCCCCGGCTACGGCCTCCACCTTTACCAACCCGCTGCTGCCCTCCGGCCCCGACCCCTGGGTGTACCAGAAAGACGGCTTTTACTACTACCTGCACACGACCAATACCAGCCTGCGCATCTGGAAAACGGCCAAGATGTCGGACCTGGGCCAGACTTCCAGCGTGCAGGCCTGGGCCCCGCCGCCCAGCGGACCGGCCTCGGGCAACCTCTGGGCCCCCGAGTTGCACTTCCTGGACGGCAAGTGGTACATCTACTACTCGGCCGGCCCCGCCGGGCCCGACCTGGGCCAGCAGCGGACCTGGGTGCTGGAAAACCCGGCCGCCGACCCCACCACCGGCACCTGGACCGACAAAGGCCGCCTGTTCAGCCCCGCGGCCGACTTCTGGGCCATCGACGGGACGGTACTCGAGCAGAATGGCCGACGCTACTTCATCTGGTCGGGCCACAACGGGCAGGACGGCGTGCAGCGCATCTACATCTCCGAAATGAGCAACCCCTGGACGCTCACCGGGCCGCGCGTAGAACTCTCGCACCCGGAGTACAGCTGGGAAAATGTGGGCCCGCCCTTCGTCAATGAAGGCCCCGAAATCCTCAAGCACGGCGACAAAACCTTTCTGGTGTACTCGGCCAGCTTCTGCGGCACCGACCAGTACGCGCTGGGCATGCTCACGGCCGCCGCCACCGCCGACCCGCTGCGGCCCGCCTCCTGGACGAAGTCGGCCAAGCCGGTGTTTGCCCAGAGCCCCGCCGCCCGGGCCTACGCCACGGGCCACAACTCGTTCTTCAAGTCGAAGGACGGGCTTGAAGACTGGATTATTTACCACGCCAACTCCAACCCCAACGAGGGCTGCGTGGAAAAGCGCAACCCGCGCATGCAGAAGTTTACCTGGAACCCCGACGGTACCCCCAACTTCGGCGTGCCCGCGCCCATCAACACGGCCCTGCCCAAGCCCGGCGGCGAATAA
- a CDS encoding family 43 glycosylhydrolase, with product MLFPLLRFRPHTGRALTFLIVLLTLLARPQARALQGLTGVHDPSTIVKEGNKYWVFATGQGIYSMYSTDLVNWTPGPRAVFVNNAYPSWINTKVPGFTGNFWAPECVFRNGKYYLYYSCSTFGSKVSAIGLATNVTLDPTSPNYRWEDQGEVVSSTSSSAANAIDPAVFQDSNGDVWLTYGSFFGGLRSTQLHATTGKPLGTTTYALANGDVEAACLTKQGAFYYLFINRGACCNGLNSTYHIRVGRSSSVTGPFVDQSGVDLNSNGGTLVLGSGGRYIGPGHAGIFTEGGVSYFSHHYYDGDDNGAPKLSLARLTWSAAGWPVVSRDWVTAGRYEIKNQNSNLIWDAWGCTGASGQMIAQGTPAGLDCQRWDFTALGNGEYKITNALGGLAADVAGCSAVAGAKLQLFAYSGANCQRFRIDRANDGTLVLASANGNRVVEVPNAATTAGQQLGLWDYNGCACQHWSLTAVGGTLATAGSQQLSGVSLYPVPAPRSGFTIALATTEAGPTRVSVADVAGRILYQGEFGAQQQRLTVAAALPAGLYVVRVERGGRTATQKVMVQ from the coding sequence ATGCTTTTTCCCCTACTCCGATTTCGCCCGCATACCGGCCGGGCGCTGACTTTTCTTATCGTGCTGCTCACCCTGCTGGCCCGGCCCCAGGCCCGGGCTCTGCAGGGCCTCACCGGCGTCCACGACCCGTCGACCATCGTCAAGGAAGGCAACAAATACTGGGTTTTTGCCACCGGGCAGGGCATTTACAGCATGTACTCCACCGACTTGGTCAACTGGACGCCCGGGCCGCGGGCCGTGTTCGTGAACAACGCCTACCCGAGCTGGATCAACACCAAGGTGCCGGGCTTTACCGGCAATTTCTGGGCCCCGGAGTGCGTGTTTCGCAACGGCAAGTACTACCTCTACTATTCCTGCTCCACGTTCGGCTCCAAGGTGTCGGCCATCGGGCTGGCTACCAACGTGACGCTGGACCCCACCAGCCCCAACTACCGCTGGGAAGACCAGGGCGAGGTCGTTTCCTCTACTTCCAGCAGCGCCGCCAACGCCATTGACCCGGCCGTTTTCCAGGATTCCAACGGGGACGTGTGGCTAACCTACGGCTCGTTTTTCGGGGGCCTGCGCAGCACTCAGCTCCACGCCACCACCGGCAAGCCCCTGGGCACCACCACCTACGCGCTGGCCAACGGCGACGTGGAAGCCGCCTGCCTGACCAAGCAAGGCGCTTTTTACTACCTCTTTATCAACCGCGGAGCCTGCTGCAATGGCCTCAACAGCACCTACCACATTCGGGTGGGCCGCTCCAGTAGCGTTACCGGGCCGTTTGTGGACCAGAGTGGCGTCGATTTGAACAGTAACGGCGGCACCCTGGTGCTGGGCAGCGGGGGCCGCTACATCGGACCCGGCCACGCGGGCATCTTCACCGAGGGCGGCGTCAGCTACTTTTCCCACCACTACTACGACGGCGACGATAACGGCGCCCCCAAGCTCAGCCTGGCCCGGCTCACATGGAGCGCGGCCGGCTGGCCCGTAGTCAGCCGCGACTGGGTGACGGCGGGCCGCTACGAAATCAAGAACCAGAACAGCAACCTGATCTGGGACGCCTGGGGCTGCACCGGCGCTTCGGGCCAGATGATTGCCCAGGGCACCCCGGCCGGGCTCGACTGCCAGCGCTGGGACTTCACGGCCCTGGGCAACGGCGAGTACAAAATTACTAATGCCCTGGGCGGGCTGGCCGCCGACGTGGCCGGCTGCTCGGCCGTGGCCGGGGCCAAGCTCCAGCTCTTTGCCTACAGCGGGGCCAACTGCCAGCGTTTCCGCATCGACCGGGCCAACGATGGTACCCTGGTGCTGGCCTCGGCCAACGGCAACCGGGTAGTGGAGGTGCCCAACGCGGCTACCACGGCCGGGCAGCAGCTGGGGTTGTGGGATTACAACGGCTGCGCCTGCCAGCACTGGAGCCTGACGGCCGTGGGCGGCACCCTGGCTACGGCCGGCAGCCAGCAGCTGTCCGGCGTGAGCCTGTACCCGGTGCCGGCCCCGCGTTCGGGCTTCACCATTGCGCTGGCCACCACGGAAGCCGGCCCCACGCGCGTGAGCGTAGCCGATGTGGCGGGGCGCATTCTGTACCAGGGCGAGTTTGGGGCCCAGCAGCAACGGCTGACGGTGGCCGCGGCCTTGCCGGCTGGTTTGTATGTAGTGCGCGTGGAGCGCGGCGGCCGCACGGCAACGCAGAAAGTGATGGTGCAGTAA
- a CDS encoding aldose epimerase family protein: MTNAKNTAGRMLGGMIAVTGLLTLAACNQTTSSEQPAAGASTPAADSTATPPAAPTSASFGKTSDGTEVQLYTLTNAHGLKATISTYGGIVTSLLVPDKAGTLGDVVLGFDNVSGYQSPEYQKAGPYFGALIGRYGNRIAKGQFTLEGQQYTLAKNNGPNHLHGGLKGFDKVIWQAEPGTSAQGQSLKLTYLSKDGEEGYPGNLRVTVTYTLTTTDELRIDYTATTDKATPVNLTNHSYFNLSAGQSKDVLGHQVRLAADKYTVVDADLIPTGELRAVKGTPFDFTTPHAIGERIAQVPGGYDHNWVLNQPTGMHPAATVHEPTSGRTMTVTTTEPGIQFYTGNFLAGTLTGKGGTVYGKHAGFCLETQHFPDSPNQPTFPSTTLQPGQTLQSTTSYRFSW, encoded by the coding sequence ATGACTAACGCTAAAAATACGGCCGGCCGAATGCTCGGGGGCATGATTGCCGTGACCGGATTGCTGACCCTGGCCGCCTGCAACCAAACTACTTCTTCCGAGCAGCCGGCCGCTGGTGCGTCTACCCCCGCGGCCGACTCGACGGCTACGCCACCGGCGGCTCCCACTTCCGCATCATTCGGCAAAACTTCGGACGGGACCGAGGTGCAGCTCTACACGCTGACCAACGCCCACGGCCTGAAAGCCACCATCAGCACCTACGGCGGCATCGTGACCAGCCTGCTCGTGCCCGACAAGGCCGGTACGCTCGGCGACGTCGTGCTGGGTTTCGACAACGTGAGTGGCTACCAGAGCCCCGAGTACCAGAAAGCCGGGCCCTACTTCGGCGCGTTGATCGGGCGCTACGGCAACCGCATTGCCAAGGGGCAGTTTACCCTGGAGGGCCAGCAATATACGCTGGCCAAGAACAACGGGCCCAACCACCTGCACGGCGGGCTCAAGGGCTTCGACAAGGTTATCTGGCAGGCCGAGCCCGGCACCTCGGCCCAGGGCCAGAGCCTGAAGCTGACCTACCTGAGCAAGGACGGGGAAGAAGGCTACCCCGGCAACCTGCGTGTGACGGTGACCTACACGCTGACCACGACCGACGAGCTGCGCATCGACTACACCGCCACCACCGACAAAGCCACGCCCGTCAATTTGACCAACCACAGCTACTTCAACCTCAGCGCCGGCCAGAGCAAAGACGTGCTAGGCCACCAAGTGCGCCTGGCCGCCGACAAATACACCGTTGTGGATGCCGACCTGATTCCGACCGGGGAGCTGCGCGCCGTGAAGGGGACGCCTTTCGACTTTACTACGCCCCACGCCATTGGGGAGCGGATTGCGCAGGTGCCCGGTGGCTACGACCACAACTGGGTCCTGAACCAACCCACCGGGATGCACCCGGCGGCCACGGTGCACGAGCCCACCTCGGGCCGCACCATGACGGTAACGACCACCGAGCCCGGCATCCAGTTCTACACCGGCAACTTCCTGGCCGGCACGCTCACGGGCAAGGGCGGCACGGTCTACGGTAAGCACGCGGGCTTCTGCCTCGAAACCCAGCACTTCCCCGATTCGCCCAACCAGCCCACATTCCCCAGCACCACGCTGCAGCCCGGCCAGACTCTGCAGTCGACTACCAGCTACAGGTTTTCCTGGTAG